ATACGATCACCAGAGGGTGCCAGAGTTGCAATCTATATATTCTACATATTTTGACTGTAAAGGAGTGACTAATACATctgaacaaaataaatacagacacaGCTCCCATACCCTCCTTTTTTGTGTCATGAAGCAGCTGTTGTCCTCACCTTCAGAAGGATAGCCACATATGAAGCGACGATGGTGAGTGCAGGAAATCCAAAGCATAATACCAGGATGAGGAAAATATAGATTCTGTCATTTAGAGATGACCTCATTTTCCACCTTGAAATAGAGATACAGGCAGACTGGTTATCGCTCACATGTTTGTCTGCAAATGCATGAAGAATACAAATGAGAGAATGCACAGACCAGATCTGGGGACTTTTTTGTGGCCATAAACAATAGAGGATCAAGCAGCACTTACATAacataaatcagagattaccaGTTGATGGTGCAGCTGGTCCCATAAGGTTCTGGTCCATAACTTCCAAAGCCAAAAGCAGGCAGCAAGGCCCAGAACAATGTGTAAACCCACATCAGCGCTATGGACAGATACATATGGCGCCTCTCAATCCATTGGCCTAGAGGGGCAAGAAGCATGAAGCCACATAATGAACCTGTGACTATTTAAGCAGGGTGCTCATGTGTAAGTATATTGGACAGTCAACCTTATGGGTTGTCTTGACAACCCCTTGAAGCCTTAACATCTCTCCTGAAACACCACTTGTTCatcacagcctacaacctcctttagtatagccactgtaattctgtaaagtgtccttgggtttcatgaaaagcgctatataaataaaagttattattattattattattatttcactttaacattttcttgagcaggtttaatttaatttaaaatcaatacatttttatgaGAAAGGAGGGTATTGTACAGACTAGAATATCTATATTGTGTAAGTGAGGTCTGTGTAAAAGCCTGTGTGGCAAGAAATGCTCCAATTAATTCAGGAAGAGTCATGCCTGTGTGGATTGTACATTTTAGGGAGTCTTGCAATATCTTAAGCAGCAGATCTTCAGGGAATGGTCCAGAGAGATGAGACAGGTGGTGAGCAGAGAGCCAATGCCAAACACAAAGCTCTGAATGCCGTACCAAAGGCACCCTGTCTCCCCAAACACCCAGGCATGACACAGACTGAAAGAGGCAGAGAAGGGCTTTAGTCTCCCGGCTTAATGGATCATCACCGTCTGTCTCTGACAAATGGCTGGGGGcctatatgttgtttgtatttatACTTACAGTGTCATCACCCTGGATTCATGCCTGGCTATTTATTGGTTGATAACAAAGTATTCTGTACCTGGAAATGATGGAAAATGGCCCTCCCAAAAGATCACAGAGAGCCAGGTTGATGGTCATGAGCTCTGGTGGTCTGAGCTTCTTTCTTTTCCGACAGTAGACTAACAACACTGTGCCATTGCCCAGCACTGATGCAATACCTGGAGAAAGAGTAATAATGAGGAAAAGAATGCAGAAGTGACTTCAACTTTGCTCTTTAAAATACCAGTTATGACGTGAGCTTGACCAGAGAGCGTCAGAGTGGATCAATGCATAGTCACCTATATTCACCTTTAGGGACTAATAAAGGtattcattctttctttctttctttcttccttcctgctCTGCGTCAACCTGAACACTTGCGCTGCTCCACAGAAAGCCAATTAACCCAGACAAAGCAACGGTTTATCTGTAGCTTCATTGATCTGTTGTGCGAACCAAAAAATGTAGGTAATGTTTACAGAGGCGAAGAGTATTTCGTTTAAGTGTTTTGTATTCAGACGGCCTGAACTGtctgttttaatttgacaaTGTCCGGTTTGGTCTTTTGTGTTGACCAagatatactatatattatattatatacagtatctcacaaaagtgagtacacccctcacattttagtaaatatttcattatatcttttaatgggacaacactgaagaaattacactttgctacaatgtaaagtattaagtgtacagcttgtataacacaagtgtaaatgtgctgtcccctcaaaataactcaacacacagccattaatgtctaagccgctggcaacaaaagtgagtacacccctatgttaaattcccatagaggcaggcagatttttatttttaaaggccagttatttcatggatccaggatactatgcatcctgataaagttcccttggcctttggaattaaaatagccccacatcatcacatacccttcaccataacTAGAGATTATTATAGAGAGGCATGCAAACTGAGAAAGCATCtgggagagaaacagagagagaaaaagagggtgGGGGATTATTTGAGAGTCCTTAACCTCTGACCCGCATTGTGTCTCCTCTCCAGCCACCTACCATATGTTCCCTTAGAATAATTTTGAATACATTTCAATTATATCTGTGAAGTAACACGTTTCGCACATATAGAACACATTTTCAGCTAATCAGGTGTTGTAGACGACTGTGGCTTCAATTTTAAAGAATAAAGGGTAGATGGGTCACAAAATACTGAGATATCTGAATGAATATGTGTGGTTTAAAGTGAACTTTTGGTATCTGATCTTCCATTTGACTTATTGAattaacatgcacacaaaatgtCCATTTATTCTGTGGTTAGGACCGATTGAAAAAGACTGAGCTCTGAAAACTGCATCCAATAACTGTATGGTGTTATTGTAAGAGCTGTTTCTCATAATTTAGTCACGTTTGTCTTGATATGACACATTTGCTGTAAAGCCATCAATATGCTAACACAGGAACCATTTCATTTCACAAAATCTCCATTTTCAGGAAAACTCAAAGTTAAAGGAAAATACCATTAAAAATCCTATATGTTCCTCTTCAGAAAAATTCATATGTATAGTGTTAAACAACAAATCCTTCTCTTTCAAGTCGATCAGCGGAACTAGTGTGTAATTCTTGAACAGCTCCCAGCGATTCAGACAAGTGACCAATACAGATGGACTGGGTATGAGACGGTTTCATAAAAAAGGGATGTGGTGCAAAGATTGCTTTGGAGCAGAAATTATCCCATACAGTTTTACCTATTTAAGATCCCATGCAATCAAGAGCCACCCGTGTATTCCCAAAGGAGGAAAAGTGTGATCTATGGATAAATACCTCTTGCAAGGGTTTGCTGCTTGACCTACATAAGAATCAATCTGCAGATATCAGCATTAACCCCGGCGGAGAAGCTTTTATAtagattttgtttctgtgcaatGACAAAAAGAGGATAGGACAGTGGGATTCTCACAGAGGACTTTATTCCAAAACTGACTGCAGTAATTAAATACTACAGACAAGGACTCACAACTTCACTCCATCTCACACAAGAACAGAACCgggaacaaatacaaaaaaagaattggTCACCAATTTAAATCTTTTCGTTTGTTTCTGTGGGACCTTTCCTCAGGCATCTGGTTGTAGTCAACTATCACTAAGGAAACAGGCAGCGTCATAGATAACACAATGCTCTATTGCGTATGTATGACTCCGGTATCATGAGAATGTGGCATAGTGCAGTGACGAGCGATCGGCTGGTTGGTTTACTCCTTGGTAGACATGTGGGCCATCAGGTCGCAGACACGGTTGCTGTACCCAAACTCGTTGTCGTACCTGGTTAAGAAGCAAGAAAAAAGGAGTGAACATGCATCACTGAAAACAGATATTTCAATGACAGTAATCTATGCTGAAGGCGTACCATGTGACCAGCTTGACAAAGTGGTCATTGAGGGCGATGCCAGCACCAGCATCAAAGATGGAGGAGCGGGCGTCACCGTTGAAGTCTGTGGAGACGACCTGCAGGAGAGCGAAGAGAGAGAACGCCACGTTAACAAGAATACTGATCAAAACCAGTTTAAAGATCAGTTATAAGAAAGAAACACATACCTGGTGCTCGGTGTATCCCAGAATGCCCTTCATGGGTCCATCAGCTGCGGCCTTCACAACCTTCTTGATGTCTTCGTATTTGGCCTGTTAAAattcaaacattaaaaaaggaCAACCTGGTGTTATTCCAAAATTCTTATTGTCTACAAATTTCATGAAAAGCTTAAAATCCACAATCAATCcctcaatactttctgacttcctaTCTGTAACCCTTGGACCTATGGGTTTCTACTGAAATGTACATGAATATACagctgtgttcaaaataatagcagtccaacatcactaacctcataaatcaaatgttttggtagaagtgatatttctacatgccaaataatttactagtaagtgttgtggagtcatagaaaaccaacagtcatgacatgctgctcattctgtgtaattgaatctgtaattgaaaggggcatgttcaaaataatagcagtgttgtgttcaattagtgaggtgattgattctgtgaagaaacaggtgtcaattatggcccatatttaaagaaggaaggaagcactagttgtgcatgctggttatagtgcatttcacactgaaatactcagcaaaatgggtcgttccagacattgctctgaggaacagcggactttgattaaaaagttgattggagaggggaaaacggataaagaagtgcagaaaagtataggctgctcagccaaaatgatttaaaatgccttgaaatggcatccaaagcctgaacgacgtgggaaaaaatggtcaactaccattcgaatggatcgaagaatagccaaaatggcaaagcctcaaccaatgatcagctccaggaaaatcaaagaagacttaaagttatcTGTGAGTATTGttaggatcagaagaaggctatgtgaagcaaagctatcagctagaagcccctgcaaagtcccattgctgaaaaaaacatgtactgaataggttgaaatttgccaaaggacacattgactggccaagaaagaaatggggcaacattctgtggactgatgagagcaaaattgttctttttgggtctaggggctgcagacagtttgtccgacgacccccatgcactgaattcaaaccacagtacactgtgaagacagtaaagcatggtggtgcaaaaatcatgttatggggatgtttctcatactgtggtgttgggcctatttatcacataccagggatcatggatcagtttcaatacatcaaaatacttgaagaggtcatgttgccttatgctgaagaggaaatgccttttgaaatggatctttcaacaagacaatgacccaaaacacaccagtaagcaagcaaagattgatgttatggagtggcagCCTCAAtcccccagacctcaatcccatagaaaacttgtggggtgacatcaaaaatgctgtttctgaggcaaaacccagtaatgcagaggaattgtggaatgtagttcaatcgtcgtGGGCTGGAATACcggttcacaggtgccagaagttggtcgactccatgcaacacagatgtgaagcagttctcagaaataatggttatgcaactaaatattagttcagtgattcaaagtaaagcaaaccctttttcagaccaaacatttttcagtttatacagtaaatgtttgagtttgtaaagaaaaatgcaaatactgctattttttgaacagcctaatattcctttttcttcactttctgtaaaggtataacaaacttgatcaattttggtcatgttttgatttggaattgaatgtgcagtgttcccaatgtaTTGATgatatggaattaaaagctattcttaggattttgagcattattcactttttgtaACTGTATGTAAGCAAGACACAAAACAGATCTCAAACATTGGCATGACACAGAGCATACCTAAAGAGACTTCGAAGATACGGAATGCATGCAAGATACAGATTTGGTGCAAAAATTCTTGTTTGGATGCGATGCTAAACAAAATTTATTGGGGATTATTTTCAGCCATGGATTAAGATGCATTTTGTGTGCTAGTTAGCGGTTATGACAGTAGGATGGGCTATGCGACATTAACTCAAACTACAGTGCCTTATTACCATGAACATATGTACTGTAGTCTACACAGGAAATACTTATTAGGATAAAGTAATAAttgctggttttgttttttgattgaATTTGAGGACAGTAAGATGAACATCAAATAcctgtaaaaacacattttagtttgTTAAATGTCATGAATGCTTCTAGTTTGTGGTCACTCACAGGTTTCTCCAGACGGACTGTCAGGTCAACCACGGACACGTTGGGGGTGGGGACACGGAAGGCCATGCCGGTCAGCTTGCTGTGAAATACAGAGTAGGTAAGGTCACAAAGGAAATTCACTGGTTTTAGTTCAAGTCATGTCCATACAATAACATAGTAAATTGCAATAAACTTATTGGCACTGACCCGTTGAGCTCAGGGATGACTTTGCCGACAGCTTTGGCAGCACCAGTAGAGGCGGGAATGATGTTCTGGCTGGCACCACGGCCGTCCCTCCACAGCTTGCCGGAGGGTCCGTCCACAGTCTTCTGGGTGGCAGTGATGGCATGAACTGTGCTCTGATGGACAAAGACACGGGATGAGGAATATTAAATACGACTAAACCCCCCTCTACGTTTGTGTTTTGGGCTGTTTGTAATCTGGTTTAGGGGCTGCTGAGCATCTCTCTGCCAGATTGTTCCCAGGAGTGTTTAAATCCTCACCATCAGGCCCTCAATGATGACGAAGTTGTCGTTGATGACTTTGGCCAGGGGGGCCAGGCAGTTGGTTGTGCAGGAAGCGTTGCTATGGAGAGGCAAAGTAACAGCGTCAATTAACTGAggattttcaaaatgaaaaaggcACCAGTTTAAAAGCACAACAAAGTTCAACCTATATCTTTTACACATCAGAAGCAGATGTACAATGAGTAAAACACTAAATAACAACAACCAAAAACTGAATTTCAAACCACTTgaatatacaaaaacataaagaaaCCTGGTTCTTACCTAACAACCTTGAGGGAGTTGTCATACTTCTCGTGGTTGACACCCATGACGAACATTGGAGCGTCAGCGCTGGGTGCAGAGATGATGACTCTCTTGGCACCACCCTTCAAGTGAGCCTGCAATGTGGTTTGAAATAGTATTTAATCTATGTCCTTTTTTGTCAATTGAACATCACATGtcataattatttttattcaagAGTTTGAGACCGGATTTAGATACGTACAGAGGCCTTCTCAATAGTCGTGAACACACCAGTGGACTCAACCACGTACTGGGCTCCAGCATCCCCCCATTTGATGTTAGCGGGGTCCCTCctgaagaaaagacaaaagttAATCAAATACATGCTTACGCCATTCTCTTTTGCTAATgtcttaaattataattaaactGAAATGCTTTCTACATTTAACGCCTGGTTAGTGAACTCACTCGTGGAAAACGGTGATTTGGTGTCCATCGATGACCAGCTTGTCACCCTCAACCTTGACCTCACCATGGAAGCGGCCGTGGGTGGAGTCATACTTGAACATGTAGACCTAAAAGAAAACATGTGAAGAGGAGGGAGACAGTTTTCACCAAATTATGGATATCTGACAAAAGCAGAAGAGATGACTTGAAATTAAagccgatttaaaaaaaaaaaaagaaaagaaaccccACTACAAAAGCCTTCATTACATATTTAATTTAGCCAGTGTGCGTAGACACAAGATCCCTTAATGCACTCTCAACTGGAAATTACATGAACATTTAAATTTATCATATTCGTAAGCAATTCTCATCTTCCACATAACTTCCCAAGTGTGTAAAAGAACTGAAAAAGCCACCAACCACCATCTAAaatttaactacatttataaTCACGTTGGAGATGGCTGGTGTTGATTTCAAACAAACAATCACTTACCATGTACTCCAGGTCGATGAAAGGGTCATTGATGGCCACAATCTCCACCTTTTTGGAGGTGAAAGCAGCACGGGTCACCAGACGCCCGATGCGGCCAAATCTGAAAAGTGAACAGGGTTGTTTCTTAATCTGGCCTCTAGATGGGG
This sequence is a window from Sander vitreus isolate 19-12246 chromosome 6, sanVit1, whole genome shotgun sequence. Protein-coding genes within it:
- the gapdh gene encoding glyceraldehyde-3-phosphate dehydrogenase, whose protein sequence is MVKVGINGFGRIGRLVTRAAFTSKKVEIVAINDPFIDLEYMVYMFKYDSTHGRFHGEVKVEGDKLVIDGHQITVFHERDPANIKWGDAGAQYVVESTGVFTTIEKASAHLKGGAKRVIISAPSADAPMFVMGVNHEKYDNSLKVVSNASCTTNCLAPLAKVINDNFVIIEGLMSTVHAITATQKTVDGPSGKLWRDGRGASQNIIPASTGAAKAVGKVIPELNGKLTGMAFRVPTPNVSVVDLTVRLEKPAKYEDIKKVVKAAADGPMKGILGYTEHQVVSTDFNGDARSSIFDAGAGIALNDHFVKLVTWYDNEFGYSNRVCDLMAHMSTKE